In a genomic window of Gammaproteobacteria bacterium:
- the minC gene encoding septum site-determining protein MinC, producing the protein MASKHAALELKGQMLSVTRIKLRAADTAAATAQLQEWARQMPDSVAGMPVVLDAAEAADLAALLAPMRDIGLQPLAVLEGPLGEAARELGLAVLDEASLGAGRAPRAAPPPPAAAAPAAHKPARMALEPVRSGQQIYAEGADVVVVNSVSVGAEVIADGCVHVYGSLRGRAIAGAKGDENARIFCRHFEAELVAVAGVYAVAEQMQGNLRGKAVQVFLDRGKLMIEKLD; encoded by the coding sequence ATGGCTTCCAAACACGCTGCGCTTGAACTCAAGGGGCAAATGCTCTCCGTTACCCGCATCAAACTGCGGGCGGCGGATACTGCGGCGGCAACGGCGCAGTTGCAGGAATGGGCGCGCCAGATGCCGGATTCGGTGGCCGGCATGCCGGTGGTGCTGGATGCCGCCGAAGCGGCCGACCTCGCGGCGCTGCTGGCGCCGATGCGCGACATCGGCCTGCAACCGCTCGCGGTGCTCGAAGGGCCGCTTGGCGAGGCGGCGCGTGAACTCGGGCTGGCGGTGCTCGACGAGGCCAGTCTGGGCGCCGGCCGCGCACCGCGTGCCGCACCGCCGCCGCCAGCGGCGGCCGCGCCGGCCGCACACAAGCCGGCGCGCATGGCGCTGGAACCGGTGCGCTCCGGTCAGCAGATCTACGCCGAAGGCGCCGATGTGGTGGTCGTCAACAGCGTCAGCGTCGGCGCCGAGGTGATTGCGGACGGCTGCGTCCATGTCTACGGTTCTCTGCGCGGGCGCGCCATCGCTGGCGCCAAGGGTGACGAGAACGCCCGGATTTTCTGTCGGCATTTCGAAGCCGAGCTGGTGGCGGTGGCCGGCGTCTATGCCGTCGCCGAGCAGATGCAGGGCAATTTGCGCGGCAAGGCCGTGCAGGTGTTCCTGGATCGCGGCAAGCTGATGATTGAAAAGCTCGACTGA
- the minD gene encoding septum site-determining protein MinD, with the protein MAKIVVVTSGKGGVGKTTTSASFATGLALRGHKTVVIDFDVGLRNLDLIMGCERRVVYDFVNVIQGEATLRQALIKDKRIETLSILAASQTRDKDALSEEGVERVLKELAEEFEFIICDSPAGIEKGALMAMYFADEALVVTNPEVSSVRDSDRVLGLLSSKTRKAEKGEGRIKEHLVLTRYNPARVTKGEMLSVEDVTDILAIPLMGVIPESQAVLTSSNAGTPVIADDTSDAGQAYSDLVARFLGEDKPMRFLSADKKGLLGRLFGGA; encoded by the coding sequence GTGGCAAAAATCGTTGTAGTGACGTCCGGCAAGGGCGGCGTCGGTAAAACCACCACGAGTGCCTCGTTCGCCACCGGCCTGGCGTTGCGCGGCCACAAGACCGTGGTCATCGACTTCGACGTGGGTCTGCGCAATCTCGATCTGATCATGGGATGCGAGCGTCGCGTGGTCTATGACTTCGTCAACGTGATCCAGGGCGAGGCGACGCTGCGCCAGGCGCTGATCAAGGACAAGCGCATCGAAACCCTGTCGATCCTCGCCGCCAGCCAGACCCGCGACAAGGACGCGCTGTCCGAGGAAGGCGTGGAGCGCGTGCTCAAGGAACTGGCCGAGGAATTCGAATTCATCATCTGCGATTCGCCGGCCGGCATCGAGAAGGGCGCGCTGATGGCGATGTATTTCGCCGATGAGGCCCTGGTCGTGACCAATCCGGAAGTCTCCTCGGTGCGTGACTCCGATCGCGTGCTGGGTCTGCTGTCGAGCAAGACCCGCAAGGCCGAAAAGGGCGAAGGCCGGATCAAGGAACATCTGGTGCTGACGCGCTACAACCCGGCGCGCGTCACCAAGGGCGAGATGCTGTCGGTGGAGGACGTCACCGACATTCTGGCGATTCCGCTGATGGGCGTGATCCCCGAGTCGCAGGCGGTATTGACCTCGTCGAACGCGGGAACCCCGGTGATCGCCGACGATACCTCGGACGCCGGCCAGGCCTACAGTGATCTGGTGGCCCGCTTCCTTGGCGAAGACAAGCCGATGCGTTTCCTGAGCGCTGACAAGAAGGGCTTGCTGGGTCGATTGTTTGGAGGCGCCTGA
- the minE gene encoding cell division topological specificity factor MinE — MDWLKLFRSDDKKGASASLARERLKVVVMHQREGRANGPNWLPNLREELLGVVRRYIQVADSAVQVNVQREDGCEVLEMNIVLPDKD, encoded by the coding sequence ATGGACTGGCTGAAACTATTCCGCAGTGACGACAAGAAAGGCGCGTCCGCCTCGCTGGCGCGCGAGCGGCTCAAGGTCGTGGTCATGCATCAGCGCGAAGGCCGTGCCAACGGACCCAACTGGTTGCCGAATTTGCGCGAGGAGCTGCTGGGCGTGGTTCGCCGCTATATCCAGGTGGCCGACAGCGCGGTGCAGGTCAATGTGCAGCGCGAAGACGGTTGTGAAGTTCTGGAGATGAATATCGTCTTGCCGGACAAGGATTGA